In the Calditrichota bacterium genome, TTTTGATCTTGGAAATTTCAAGCTTTACTACGAATTAAGGGGAAAAGGAGAACCCGTTATTTTTTCGCACAGCCTCGTGTGTGATCTGGACATGTTTGAAGCACAGGCCAAAGCCCTTTCCGATACGTTTTTGACCGTGAATGTGGACACCCGCGGCCATGGGCGCTCCGGACTGGCACCTAACGAGAACTGGACCCTGGAAGATATGGCCGAAGATTTTGTACCGCTTCTGAACCATCTCAAGCTGGGAAAAGTCCACTGGGTAGGCCTGTCGATGGGCGGCATGCTGGGACTCCGGCTGGCGCTGGCGCATCCGGATCGGGTTGCCTCTCTTGTGCTGATGGACACCTCCGGCCAGGCCGAACCGCCTCAGATGCACGGCATGTATATTCAAATGGCCAATCTCGTGCGGGCCGGCCAAATCGACAAAA is a window encoding:
- a CDS encoding alpha/beta fold hydrolase; the encoded protein is MPYFDLGNFKLYYELRGKGEPVIFSHSLVCDLDMFEAQAKALSDTFLTVNVDTRGHGRSGLAPNENWTLEDMAEDFVPLLNHLKLGKVHWVGLSMGGMLGLRLALAHPDRVASLVLMDTSGQAEPPQMHGMYIQMANLVRAGQIDKIMDNLLGLFFSSSTRENQPELVTRWQEKFLHIPVEGVYRAALAVFNRTDLSNRLKDISVPTLVVRGEEDMARLPAESDFLVHSIPNARLEVIPRAAHLSALEQPETATKLIRDFIGSI